acatcaacaccgtggtaaaaaaaggCTCGGCAGTGTctttaccacctcagacgcttgagagactttagactgccttctaaggtgctcaggaatttcttctcctgtaccatagaaagcatcctgacgggaaatatcacgacctggttagggaacagcaccatgcaggacagacgagctctacagagggtggtgcgatcagctgagcgcatcatccgcactgagctccctaacctgcacttgatctacagcaagcggtgctggaccaaggccaggaagatcgtgaaggacctcagccaccccaacaatggactgttctctctgttgcggtctgggaagcgattccgctccctgaaggccaacacagggagactgaggagaagcttcttcccacagacgataaggtctctcaatcacatcaccacacaggagtaatatcttttaaacatggACTGGATAATCATGGatacattcatgcaatacatatttacctatctgaaaccattgcacatgacactttcataagtcactttatacaatacatgtttatatatctgccattgcacatgacactttcataagtcattttcataagtcacttttcatgcatatttgcacagccattgccaccttaaaacacttaaaaaattttatatactgtatatatttcccccctaaatttctatattttgtaatatttttattatgcccttatttgtacagtttgtttattataCCAGTTACATTTATTCTCTTCcgtatttcatttttttaattaatttttattccttatatatagtttttattttctttttaaggtcaccagcggtcgtacaagcatttcactgcatatcgtactgtgtatgactgtggattcaagattcaaataactttattaatcccagagggaaattgcttaaattgtatgactgtgtatgtgacaaataaaattttaattttaatttgaatatttacttatttgtatgaaacaCTTCCCATAGTAAATTACATATTGGGGTAATCTTTGTAATATGTAAACCAGACACTCATTtggtaaaaattttaaaaaaattggaaagTGGACTTGAAATAATACTAGAAAAACCCACATCACATTTATCGATTTGGCACCAAAAACACATACGTGCAACTTCTAATCATTTCAGCTCTGATATTCTTATCTCAGAATAATAACCATGGTGCTGGAGTGCTTTTTAATCCACAGGACAAAGCAGTGCAAACATATATTTCAACAAGGGTGGTAAAAGTTTGcacaagctttaaaaaaagcaGCAATCAAACCACTTCCTTCATGCGACTTATATATAACTGAGAAGTGCAGAGCGAAgaacagaaaacacacaaaattctTCACAGTGATTAGGTCTAAATCTGAGACTGTAGCACAATGAAGGCTTTGGTGTTCTTTCTGCTTCTGGCAGTTGTAAGTGCTAAAAAGTATGATCGGTGTGAGCTGGCAAGAGCCATGAAAGCATTTGGCTTGGCTGGGTATCGTGGCATCAGTCTGGCTAACTGTGAGTAAACTGGTATTTTAACATTCTATGCAGTACATCTATCTGTTGTGCAAAAGGAGCTGGTGCAGACAAGGAAGCTGCAGAAAATCCAGCTTGTTTTTATAGCTCAAAGTAACAGCGGTAGGGTACATAGTAATGACAAAACTGataaagataagataaaattaCTTATTAATCCAGAGGGAAACTGTATATTCAATATATAATGCAAAATAAGTTTAATACATAGGAATAAAtagtacaaatataaatatattttaaataataagaatatttaatttgctaaatatgtacagtataagaaataataaattattaattaccaAATTCTGTCTTACCAGgacaatagtaataataataatcaaatataaCACTGTACAATTTTCATactaatatacaaatataaaactataacaCTATAATAATATAGAATTTTACACCGCAAAATTACCTAACAATATGTTGTGTAGTCAAATTCTgaaaaccccccccccccccccccccccaaagtaACTTAAAACCTTCTAGaactaaaaatccattttctctgttTGTTGTACAGTGATTGTAATaagtaatgtatttttataaatgcTGAATATTTCTTAGGGGTTTGCTTGGCCAAACACGAGTCTGACTTCAATACCAACGCCCAGAACCGCAACTCTGATGGATCAACAGACTATGGCATTTTCCAGATAAACAACCGTTGGTGGTGCACCAATGGGAAATTCCATAGTGCTAACGGGTGCAAACTCTCCTGTAGTGGTGagaattgttttttattgatCTATTCTTCAAATCTTGAAATGATACCATACCAAGCTGTGAAAGGCTCATATCTTTGTCTTGATGCCTGCTTTTGCAAACAGAGCTTCTTACCGATAACATCGCGAAAGCTGTTGAGTGTGCCAAGACAATCGTGAGACAGCAGGGAATTACCGCATGGTAAGACTACCTTATCAATATATTGCATGTATGGAGGATGTTGTAAACATTTAGTGAAGTCTACACGTTTGAGATCATACTTACTGTATCATAATCCTTtagtttgccttttttttcattgcaaatTACATTACCGGCCATAACTTTtatgaaaagtaaaaatttcAGAATTGTgtagtatttgttattttttggggggttattGACAGTGTGCACTTGAGCTGATAATATTCAATACAAATTTGCttatatttaaattgtaaacaAGAAACTGCAATGTCTCACTTATTGAATAGTACAGttgcacattttctttatttgttgttgaagtttaaaaattgtaaaacttAATGTTAATGATATTAATGTGATCCTAATTGGACTCCACAGTATGTACGGtacatgatttattcattttcctttttttacagGGTGGCATGGCGTAACAAATGCAGGGGTCGTGACGTAAGCTCTTACACTGCAGGCTGTGGAGTTTAAAGCAGAACCATGAAATGACAAATGCTTCAATTTAACCTTTAATATAATCGAGGCAAATTAGTGGCAATGATGATATATAATATTACCAAAATTATCTCAATCATAGACACAAATGCTTTTATTGCTCTTGGTCTTAAAGTAAATCTATGCAAACCTTCCAGCAGTATCCACAATGCacaaataaagcatttaaacactgcagcatatacatttgtttgtttgcttgtctGTTTGCATTATATTACAAATTATGTACACATTGCATTACATGGATTAACAGCTGAAaagaattatatacagtacaaaatatttgtaaaagaaaaaaaactctacaaagtaacaaaagtgtgtaagtgaatataataaaaaaatgtaagataaGCATTGAaacttatactgtacaacacacaacTGAGCACAGGGTAtactaatgtacagtactgctTGACTGCATGGAACCCCAGCTAAAGGTAAAAGCATTTGAGGACCAGGCAGGGGTCAAAATTAGGATGGGTGAAAGTATACTACCAGTTATACTAAGATTTTAAAGCAATGATAAAcaacaatacagtacattaatttattcatcctAATGTTTCAGTCATTACATGGCCAAAGATGTGAGGGCACCTGACTGTCACATTATACTATGTGCTTGTCTAACAGTTCAGTTGAAATTTTTTTCTTCAGGCTTCCTCTAGATTAGAGGATTAGTTAGCTCAGACATTGATGTTGAGGAGGCCTGAGGTGCAGTCAGCGTTCCAAATTATCTCGGTGGAGTTCAgtgaggttgaggtcagggctctgtgcaggacactcaagCATTTCCACCCTAGCCTTAGCAAACTGTTTCTTCATGATAACATTTTTTTGACCTCTTAGATCCAGTAAAGGGACCACAGATGGGTGTGATTGAGATGTGTCCATAGACCTTTTCTCAaagattatttacatttataaagaaatacagtatattgaagaacttacagtcgtggccaaaagtttagagaattacataaatattggaaattgtaaacgttgctgcttaagtttttataatagcaatttgcatattgtTATTGAGtaatcagatgaattgcatagtccttctttgccatgaaaattaacttaatcccaaaaaaccttttcactgcatttcattgctgtcattaaagaaCCAGCTGAGATAATTTCAGTAATTGTCCTAACTTAGGTGAAAATGTTGACGAACACAAGgttggagatcattatgtcaggctgattggggtAGAATGGCatacttgacatgttaaaaggagggtgatgcttgaaattattgttcttccattgttaaccatggtgacctgcataaaaatggcttcacaggcaaggatattgtggctccTAAGATTgtacctaaatcaacaatttataggatcatcaagaactttaagaaaagaggttcaattcttgttaagaaggtttcagggcgtccaagaaagtccagcaagcgccaggatcgtctcctaaagtgcagagcttgctcaggaatggcagcaggcaggtgtgagcgcaccttcacgcacagtgaggcgaagacttttggaagatggcctggtgtctaaaagggcagcaaagaaatcacttctctccaaaaaaaaacccatcagggacagattgatcttccgcagaaagtatggtgaatggactgttTTCAAGGACACGTTTAATAGCCTAATTATTGTTTCCAAACTGCccttagtgagtgagtgactgtaagtgtgtgtatttgtgtgtaccctgcaatggattggagGTACCGTCCAGggtatacatgtatacatatacacccgtgataggctccaggccccccgtgacgcTGTATACAAGCGATagagacgatgagtaagtgcaGCAGCTCCCTCTAGTGGCCGCTGAATAACTTCTCAGACGCAGTAGAAACCTTACAAAAatagtatttaatttaatttaaaaataattaggttaaagttttgcatttaaagttttaaatttaaaccaaggtaagtaaataataagtatttttattttattatttaggaaatGTATTTAGGAAATGTATCAACGCAGCTCACGATAATGGCGTCCAAACATTTCTATAGACAGTTGcctcagtctagcatgtgtcttcaacctatctctgtcagttctcacagaccaagatgcttttactcacacagcagaggcagatctcccagaaacctcatctaccctccagtactgtctcattgtcctgcactggtggtaggtgggctctggaactgccaatctgctgtaaagaaagcagactttatctctgccctagctactcattactcttttgactttctggcactgactgagacctggatatctcctcagaactcagctacaccggctgccctatcctctgcctatgtattctctcacactccacgagaaactggcagaggtggtggtacgggtctcctgttgtccaagagatggtccttctcgcccatcaccctgtctcatctcagtttttcatcatttgaatttcatgcagttaaggtaacctctccaattaacctccacatcttagttatttaccgtcctcctggctctctaggaaactttctagatgaaatggacatacttcttagtctttttccttctgctaacactcctctcactgttctaggagatttcaaccttccatctgataaactccaatcctctttccttctccctctccttaactccttctctttaactctaaacagctgccctcctacacacaaggcaggaaattctctcgaccttgttttctgccgcccttccccagtcacagatatcactactattcctcttcataaatctgatcattacctggtatccttcaccataacccttcccattctatgtaaacctaaccaccaaaatgtctcttttacccgcaaaaaccttcactctgtctccccttcctctgtgtcttcatacaccctatcattcctcccagacccagactccttctcctctttaccactagagactgcgactgaaactttactctcctctctctcctcatccatagatctcctttgcccgctgtcatctaaaccaaggaagacgtcttgtcctgctccttggctatctgatgtactgcgcaacaacaggagagaattaagaactgcggagagaagatggaagaaatcacagcttgatgcagatctcatctcttaccagactcttctttccaaattctcatgtgatgtgacttctgccaaaactaccttcttcagacaaaagttggaagcgtctgcacatgatcctggcaaactccacaacatcttctcctcactactcaacccaccgactcctcctgccccttcctctctgactgctgacgattttgccacattctacgatgggaagattgcagcaatccgccagtccttcgctctcaaccaaactcctacggcagaacctcaggacctttcctttcctcctttagtagaattttccaacttgtcatctgacgagattcaacagatcatctcgtcatctaaccccaccacctgttcattagacccaatcccctccacaatgctccaggccatctcacgagacctccttcccttcaccacagccatcatcaaccaatccatatcatctggtcatgttcctgccgcttttaagaaggcgagggttattcccatcctcaagaaaccctgcctggacccatcagaagttaacaactatcgcccggtatcactgctctcttttatttccaaaattcttgaaagaacggtttataatcaaatgtctctttatctctcacagaacaaccttaatgacccaaaccaatctggattcaaagtggcacattccacagagactgcccttctgtcagtcactgagaagctccatgctgctagatctgctaaactttcatctgtcctcatcctcctggacctgtcagctgcatttgacaccgtgaaccacaagattctattatctattcttacaagccttggaatttgtggaacagcgtggcaatggtttgcttcttacctaaaagaaaggtcatatgaggtaacatggaggggatctacatctgccccacgtagactctctactggtgtcccgcagggctcagtacttggtcctcttctgttctccctctatacccggtctcttggtaaggtcatattatcgcatggattctcataccactgttatgcagacgacacccaacttgttctctcctttcctccctctgacactcaggtttccacccggatctcagcatgtctggcagacatctctttttggatggctgctcatcagctgaagcttaatctcagtaaaaccgaactgttgtttatcccttgtgactcatctccaggtcaagaccttgtgatatccatggacaacaaccaaatcactccctcaaccactgcccgcaatcttggggtaaccgtggacaatcatctgtcattttccccacacatcgctaaccttactcgctcttgtcgatttcttctttacaatatcagaagaattcgcccatttctttcttcacaggctactcaggtgcttgttcagtccctcgttatttcaagactggactactgcaactcgctcctggcaggcctgcctttgtccacgattcgtcctctgcaactgatccagaatgcagcagcacgactcgtttttaaccttcccaagttttcccacaccaccccactcctccgctccctgcactggcttcctgtagctgcccgcatcaaattcaaaacactgatgcttgcctacaaagctaaaaatggcccagcacccacttacctctctgcgctaattacaccacgaactgcaccacgttccctccgatcctccagcactgctcgcctcatcccaccatctctcagggatcgagggcggcattcatccaggctcttttctgttctggcacctaggtggtggaatgaacttcctctagatgtccgtacatcagagactttggctatctttaaacgacgactcaagacgcatctgtttctccagtatttggactaagccccccccccaaaaaaaaaaaaaaaaaaaaaaaaaaaaaaaaaaaaaaaaaaaaactcagatgtgttggactaatggtacttagttattaacctagttaacccagtgtaagtatgtatccaatgttgtaaacattaaagcactttttgtaagtcgctctggataagagcgtctgccaaatgcctaaatgtaaatgtaaatgtaaacatttccGGAACAAAAACGGCAAACAGAAATTAATTAGAgagataaaaaacaacaacacaatatttcacaaaaaaataaaagacaaatgtAACTgcattacgtgtgtgtgtgtgtgtgtgtgagagagagagagagagcttacgATCCATAATTAAAATCCAGTAAGGAAGTGTTTAACTTTAAATCCATACAGTAAGTAATTCATGCTAATTTAACGTTACATCTCCaaaccactagagggcaccaTAAGGTTATATAATGTCCTAGAAACGTTTGAAAACATTCTCCTAACATCACAAAACCAAACTATAAAGTTTGACCTTTttgtaaaaattacaaataaactttttccaggACATCCTGAAAAATACTGGCTCCACACTTGCTCCACCTGCTGATGAGTCCAGGTTTACATTTTGGTTTCCTCAGGAGGACGACTCATGTAGTCCTGAAGTGCCTGATGGAAAGGCAGCCATTTTCCTATAGATGTCTTCATTGCTCTGATCCACCTGTTATAAGAACGTATtgcatatattaatattatgtgaTGGAAAAGCACCATGCATTCATGTTGGACTTTATGGCCGAAAGTTAGCAGACACTTGACCATCATATTCATATGGGCTGGTCCCATTTCAGATTTAGATTTATACTGTAATTTGCTGTTGTAATAACCTCTATTCCTCTGGGATGGCTTTTAACTATATTTCGGGCCATGgggatttgtgctcattcaacaacaaaaacattagtAAGGCCAGGCATTGATGGGTGGGAAGGCCTAA
The sequence above is drawn from the Clarias gariepinus isolate MV-2021 ecotype Netherlands chromosome 17, CGAR_prim_01v2, whole genome shotgun sequence genome and encodes:
- the LOC128545754 gene encoding lysozyme C; this translates as MKALVFFLLLAVVSAKKYDRCELARAMKAFGLAGYRGISLANWVCLAKHESDFNTNAQNRNSDGSTDYGIFQINNRWWCTNGKFHSANGCKLSCSELLTDNIAKAVECAKTIVRQQGITAWVAWRNKCRGRDVSSYTAGCGV